A stretch of the Conger conger chromosome 3, fConCon1.1, whole genome shotgun sequence genome encodes the following:
- the arl5a gene encoding ADP-ribosylation factor-like protein 5A, producing the protein MGILFTKLWRLFNHQEHKVIIVGLDNAGKTTILYQFSMNEVVHTSPTIGSNVEEIVVNNTHFLMWDIGGQESLRSSWNTYYTNTEFVIVVVDSTDRERITVTREELYKMLAHEDLKKAGLLIFANKQDVRGCMSVAEISQSLQLTSVKDHQWHIQACCALTGEGLCQGLEWMMSRLRVR; encoded by the exons ATGGGAATCCTTTTCACCAAGCTATGGAGGCTTTTTAACCATCAAG AGCACAAAGTCATTATTGTGGGTTTGGATAACGCAGGGAAAACCACCATCTTGTACCAGTT TTCTATGAATGAAGTGGTACACACGTCTCCAACCATCGGCAGCAACGTGGAGGAGATCGTGGTGAACAACACACACTTCCTCATGTGGGACATTGGGGGGCAAGAGTCACTGCGATCCTCCTGGAACACCTACTACACCAACAcagag TTTGTGATTGTGGTGGTGGACAGtacggacagagagaggataACGGTGACCCGGGAGGAGCTGTATAAGATGCTGGCCCACGAG gaCCTGAAGAAGGCGGGGCTTCTGATCTTCGCCAACAAGCAGGACGTGCGTGGCTGCATGAGCGTGGCGGAGATCTCCCAGAGCCTGCAGCTCACCTCCGTCAAGGACCACCAGTGGCACATCCAGGCCTGCTGCGCCCTCACGGGGGAGGG GCTGTGTCAGGGCCTGGAGTGGATGATGTCACGGCTGCGAGTCAGATGA